The Flaviramulus sp. BrNp1-15 genome includes the window CGGGTCTGTCTGTAACCAAGGGTTCTGAAAGCTTGGTGCTTTCTTGGGAAAAAAGGTTAAAAGAAAGGGCGAATAGAAAAATGAAGTAAATAAATTTAGTTGTTCTCATTAACATAGATAATAGATGTAAAATCTTCGTTTAGTAAAATTGTACTGTTGTTTATTAAAATTTGAGTCATATTATTTTTGCTGAATTGTTTAGTAACGCTAAGCGAATTGCCGTATTTTAATCCGTTTTGGGCACAAAAGTCAAAAAACTCTTTATCGTCGCTCATTAAACGCGAAATGATATACGTTTTACCTTCTTGGGTATTTGATAATGATATTGAATTATCTTCAGTAGTAATTTCTCCATCAGCGTTTGGAATTGGATCACCATGCGGATCGAATTTAGGGTTTCCTAAATACTCACTAAGTTTTTCGGCTAGCAAATCAGAAGTTTGATGTTCTAATAATTCAGCCTCACGATGAATATCGTGTAAAGACATATCAAACATTTTAAACAAAAAGGCTTCCCATAGGCGGTGTTTTCTAATAACATTCAAGGCCATTTTTGTACCTTCTTCAGTTAGTTGTAAAGCCTTGTATTTTTCATAATGCAATAAGTTTTTTTCAGACAACTTTTTAGCCATATCTGTTGCTGCAGCATTAGAAATACCAAGTTTTTTTGCAATGTTGCCAGGTTTGGTATTATTGTTATCGTGTTTGTCATTTTTGTAAATGGCTTTTACAAAATTTTCAATAGCTACAGACATTTATAATCGCTTTAAATATTTTTTAAGTACGCTTAAATATTTTGTAAATATAACTAAAAAATATTTTTTATGAAGATTTTTGCTGCTAAATATTTAAAACACAGCACTTGTGTGGTATAAAAATTGATGCTTAAATGAAAACCATATCATGAAACCATTACTACTTCTACTCTTGCTTTCATTCTTTTTTTCATGTATTCCTTTAAGAATAGCACCTAATATAGAATCAGATAAGGTAATGGTTGCTAAAAAGTTCAAAAGAAAACTTCCAAAACAGCATGCTTTTATTTTTGAAGATCCAAAAGATGCCAATGAATTTTATAATTACGTAAATACTAAATATGAATTAAATCATCAAGATGTAGAATGGAATGTACCTTTTAAAATTAAAGGTGAAACTTTTTATTTTACGTTTTATGAAGTGGAAATTCCAAACAAAACTTTAAACATTCTTCCAATTTTTATAGATACGGCATTAACTAATAAAGACTGGGAACCCATTTTTGAAGGGAATTATGTTACAAGAAAAGGTAATTGGTATTTGGCTATTACAGTTTCAGATTATGGATTTAAAGATTGTTTAAAACCAGATTATATTAAAAGAAGTGATATTTTAAAATATCTTAGAACACTTAGGCTAGAGTATTTAAATTCAAGTAATTATTTAGAGGCATTATTAAAAAAATAAAAGTTACTTTGGCATGGTTTAAGATATGTTAATATATAAATAGAATAATGAAACATAAAATTTTAATAGTTACCCTTTTGTTTTTTAGCATAGGTTTTGCACAAGATTCTACGCTTGTGAAAGCAGAAACCCCAAAAATTGTATCAAAACTACAATTGGGTAAATCCTTAAATTTTAATGATGTAGAAATTAAATTCGTTGAAGTGCTTCAAGATTCACGTTGCCCTAAAGGAGCTACTTGTATTTGGGCTGGTGAAGCGGTAGTTTTGGTTGAAGTTTTTAAAAATGGGAAATTTTTAGAAAAAAAGAAACTGACATTTAATGCTAGGAGTTATATGAAAAAGGAATTATTAACCTTGTTTTCTTCAGAGAAATTAAACATTAATGGTTTTAATATTTCCCCTCATCCGGTTGCTGGCGAAAAAATTGCACCTCAAGATTATAATTTGCAATTAGAAATTAATAATTAGTGACAACCACAATCATCTGTTCCGCAAGCCTTTTTTGAAACCTTTTTTTTCCAGAAGAATTTTTTAACCAAAAAGCTGATAGCTAAAACTATTGCAGAAAAAACAAGTATGTTTTGAATAATAGTGTTCATAATTGTTAAGTCGGTTTTAATTCATTTTCATTTCAAAAATTGAAAAGCAATTAAAGCTACAATATAGGCAAAACCGCTCATAATCACTAATTGTAAAGTGGGCCATTTCCAACTATTAGTCTCACGTTTTACAATAGCTAGGGTACTCATACACTGCATAGCAAAGGCGTAAAAAAGTAATAACGAAATACCAGAAGCAAACGTAAATAGTGGGCCACCTAAAATTGGGTTTACCTCACCTGCCATTCGGTTTTTTATGGTTTCCTCTTCATCACTACCAACGCTATAAATAGTTGCTAATGTGCCAACAAATACTTCGCGAGCAGCAAAAGAACTAACTATAGCAATGCCAATTTTCCAATCGTAACCTAAAGGCCTAATTAAGGGTTCTATAGCTCTACCAGTTATTCCAATAAAGGAATGCTCTAACTTGTGTGAGGCTATTTTTTGTTGTAAGTCTTCTGGGGTTAAATTATCAGAAGCAAATTCAGTTTTAACTATGTTCTCTGCATTATTAAAGTTTTCTCCTGGACCATATGACGCTAAAAACCATAAAACAATAGATATAGCTAAAATGATCTTACCAGCTCCAAAAACAAACGATTTTGTTTTTTCAATAACAGTTAGAACTACATTTTTAAAAAGCGGTAGTTTATAATTAGGCATTTCTATAACAAAAAATGTTTTGCTTTTTATTTTTAATATTTTGTTAAGGATGTAAGCCGAAACAATTGCTGCTCCAAATCCTAAAAGATATAAGAGCATTAAAGTAAGTGCCTGATAGCCTAAACCAAAAAAGCGTCCTTCAGGAATTACTAAAGCTATTATTATTAAATACACAGGAAGTCTAGCAGAACAGGTTGTAAAAGGCGTTACCAAAATGGTTATTAAGCGTTCTTTCCAGCTTTCTATATTTCGGGTAGCCATAATTGCAGGAATAGCACAAGCGGTACCAGAAATTAACGGAACAACACTTTTACCACTTAAACCAAAGCGACGCATAATTCTATCCATTAAAAAAACAACGCGACTCATATAACCACTTTCTTCAAGTACAGAAATAAATAGAAATAAAAAGGCTATTTGCGGAATAAAAATAACAATACCACCAAGTCCAGGAATAATACCTTCGGCTAATAAATTAGTAAATGCCCCAGCAGGTAATTGATTTTTTGTCCATTCGCTTAATGAAGCAAAAGCACTATCAATAAAATCCATTGGCACGCTAGACCAATCGTAAATAGCTTGGAATATGGTTAATAAAATGAGAAAGAAAATAAGGTAACCCCAAACTTTGTGTGTTAAAATTCTATCTAATCTGGTGCGTAAATCTTTAGCTTGAGAAGCATCAATGGTTTGCCCTTTTTTAAGAACATTATTGATGAATTGATAGCGTTTTATAGTTTCCTTTTGCTGTAAACGTTTTAAGTCTGCTTTACTTTTGGTCTTAAAATTAGCAACATCATCAATTTCTTTTCTGTTAGTTTTTCCAAAGTTTACATCCTGGGTAATCACTAGCCATAGTTTGTATAACAACTGATTAGGGAATGCTTTTCTTAAATTGTCAAAGTAATCTTTATCAATTTCCGAAGCATTTAAACAAGGCGTAATAGGTAACTCTTTATAATTAGCTATTAGGGTTTTTAAATTTTCAATCCCAAGATTTTTACGCGTGCTTATTAAAGCTATTTTTGTTTGAAGATGTTCTTCTAAATAATCAATATCTAATGAAATACCTTTATAATTCATTCTGTCAGCCATATTAATGACTAATAGTGTAGGTATTTCTAAATCTTTAATTTGAGTAAAAAGTAAAAGATTGCGTTTAAGGTTTTCAACATCACTAATGACAACAGCTATATCCGGAAAATCTTTGTCATTTTTGTTTAACAGAAGTTCGATAACTACATTTTCATCAAGCGATGAAGCATTTAAACTATAAGTTCCTGGTAAATCAATAATATGCGCCTTAACACCACGTGGAAGTTTACAAATACCTTCTTTTTTTTCAACAGTAATACCAGGGTAATTACCAACTTTTTGGTTTAAACCTGTTAAAGCATTAAAAACTGAAGTTTTACCTGTATTTGGGTTACCAATTAAAGCAACATTTATCTGTTTGCTCATATTATTTTTTCAATTAAAATATGAATAGCAGTTTCTTTTCTAATGGCTAAATGTGTTCCATTAATGTTTAAATACATAGGGTCTTCAAAAGGAGCTAACTGAACAAGTTCTACAGAATTACCTGGTAAACACCCCATTTCAAGGAGTTTTAAGGGAATGTGAATAGATGAAACATCAGTAATAATGCCTTTTTCGCCACGTTTAAGATGTGCTAAAGTATCTTGCAAGCTTATTTAGATTGATTTTAAAGAAGCAAAAATAGTGTAAAATTTTAGCCTAAAAAAATAGTTGCCAAAAAACTATTTAGTGTATTCTTTCTTTAAAATTTTAATATCATCAAGTAGTCTGCTTATGTCTTCGGGGTTGGTACCATCGTAAAACCCTCGAATTTGCCTTTTTTTATCAATAAGCATAAAGTTTTCGGTATGTACCATATCAAAAGGTCCGCCATCACCATTATCTTTTACAGCCAAATAACTTTTTCTGGCCAACTCATAAATTTGTTTTTTATCGCCAGTTACTAAGTTCCATTTAGCATCATTTACCCCTTTTTTTATGGCATAGCGTTTTAGTTGTGCAACACTATCAATTTTAGGAGTTACAGAATGAGAAAGCAGCATCACCTCATTATCATTTAAAATTTCTTTTTGAATGTCTACCATATGATCTGTCATAATCGGGCAAATGGTTTGGCAAGTAGTAAAAAAGAAATCGGCGACATAAATTTTGTCTTTATAATCGTTTTGGGTAATGGTTTTTCCGTTTTGATTAGTAAGACTAAAATTGGCTATTTTATGATATTTTTTTTGATATTGAATGGTGCTATCTACAAGTTCTGTATTAACCATTGTGGGTTGGTAAATAGGTAATGGCTGGTAAACATTTAGTGTATTGTAAATTAAGAAGATGATAATTATAGATATAACTCCAAAAACAATAGCAAACTTTTTATAGTCTTTAAAAAACGTTAACATTAAGTATAGAATTTATGCAAAAATACAAGGAAATTTAGTTTTGTAGAATTAATACAGAACCTAAATTAATGTTAAAACCAACGTCATTATTTAATAAGCTTTTTAAAGTTGGTTTAAAAGCTTACTTTTGTGCGTCAAAAAAATTGTAGATGTCAGTATTTTTTATAAAAGCGGCTCAATTATTATTGAGTCTTTCCATATTAGTAGTTTTACATGAGCTAGGACATTTTATTCCAGCTAAAATATTTAAAACCAGAGTAGAAAAATTTTACCTGTTTTTTGATGTAAAGTTTTCATTATTCAAAAAGAAAATAGGCGAAACCGTTTATGGTATTGGTTGGTTGCCTTTGGGTGGCTACGTTAAAATTGCAGGTATGATTGACGAAAGTATGGATACCGAGCAAATGGCACAAGAGCCACAACCTTGGGAATTTCGTTCTAAACCCGCGTGGCAACGTTTAATTATTATGCTTGGTGGTGTTTTTATGAACTTTGTTTTAGCCATCCTTTTATTTGTTATTATGCTATTTGTTTGGGGAACCAATTACATAACAAAAGATGACGTTAAATATGGTTATGGCGTAAGTAAAACATTAGAGAACTATGGTTTTCAACAAGGCGATAAAATTATTTCTATAAATGGAGAAGCTATTGAAGATCTTACCATAGATATTAATAAATATTTAATGTTTAGAGATGTTGAAAATGTAAAAGTTGAGCATCCTAATGGTAGTGTTGAAAATATTAATCTTCCAGAAGATATAGGAACTAAACTTTTTGAAGCTGGAGATTTACCAGCTCTAGAACCACGTTCTCCTTTTCAAATTGATTCTATTGCGCCTGATTTTCCTGCAGCTAAAGCAGGTTTACAGGTTAATGATAAAATTATTGCAGTAAACGGGAAGCCAGTAGAATATTTTTCAGATTTCACTTATGGTATAAAAAACAGTGAACAAAACAATATTGATTTACTTGTTGAACGTGGGAATGAAAAAATTAATTTAAATATTACTCCAACTGAAGATAAAAAGATAGGTATTGTAACTACCAAAACAGATAAAGACTATCTTAAATTTAATGAAAGAAAATATTCTTTTTCAGAAAGTATAACTAGTGGAGTAGATCAAGCTTATTGGGAAATTAAAGATTATTTAGCACAGTTTAAATACATTTTTACCAAAAAAGGAGCAACTCAAATTGGTGGTTTTGCAGCAATTGGTAACATGTTTCCTCCAACTTGGAATTGGCAGGCATTTTGGTATTTAACAGCATTTTTATCTATAATGCTAGGTGTTTTAAATTTATTACCAATACCAGCTTTAGATGGCGGTCATGTTATGTTTTTACTTTACGAAATGATTTCTGGTAGAAAGCCAGGAGACAAGTTTATGGAGTATGCACAAATGGTTGGTTTCTTCATTTTAATTGCATTAGTTTTATTTGCAAACGGGAATGACATTTATAAAGCTATTTTTGGATAAATTTTTTAAAATTTATGTTTGCAATAAATAAAAATATATATATATTTGCGCTCGCTTAAGCGAAAAACATTTTCCTTCTTAGCTCAGTTGGTTAGAGCATCTGACTGTTAATCAGAGGGTCCTTGGTTCGAGCCCAAGAGAAGGAGCAAAAAAAGTCTAACAGAAATGTTAGACTTTTTTGTTTTTTAGACTTTGGTTATGTGTTTAAAGGAGTTTATTTAATTAGAATTTTATATTCATTAAAAACAGTCATGCTAAAGGTTTAACCACTTTTTAAACTCAGCAGCTTTGTTCTTACTAATTATAATATCAACTTCAGAATTTGGATTAATTAGTATTTTTAGTTGGTTGTTGCCATAACGAACAATTTTGTCAATGGCAGAAATAGCAATAATAAACTGGCGATTTGCTCTAAAAAAATAGGTGTTATCTAAGTTTGCAAATAATTCATCTAAGCTAGAGTTTGATGTAGACCGCTTACCATCAAAACAAACTACATAAGTTATGGTACTTTCTGTGTAGATATAGGCAATATCTTCTGTAGAAACAGATAAGAGCTCATGTCTTATATAAGTTAGAATTCTCTTTTTAGTCATATTATCAGAATCATCATCTGCATCATCCAAGGGTCTATCAATCACTTTTTGTTGATAGGTATCAACAGCGCTATTTAATTTAGAAAGATTTATAATTTCATCTGAAAGCTTTTCATTTTTAATCTCTAATTTTTTCTCATATCTGCTTCCAATTAATCTTACTATCAATACAGAAGACAGAATAAAAAGAAAACCCATTACTAAAAGAATGTTCTGAAAGTTGCTTCTAAGGTTCTTAATTTGCTCAGTTACTTTTTGTGTATTGGCGTGAGCAGCCACTATCCAATCGGAGTTTTTAACGGGGTAAATATATATGACTTCTGAGTTTAATGATTGATTACTAATATTAAGTGAATCACCAACCTCGTTATGGTCTTGGAGTAAATTGTAAAAATCTTTAGACGTTAAATCATCTGAAACTGACGATACAAAAGATTTTTTAGAGCTTATATTTTGTCCTATCTGTTTAATATCTGGGTGACACACCACTTTACCAGACCAATCAAATATGCTCACAAAACCAGCATCTAAGTTTGAGTTTTCAATACTTTGCTGTGTGTTGTCAATGGTTTTTTCTTTTGTAACTCCGTTTTCTAATTGACTTCCTACCAACAGCGCAATTTGCTTTGCTTCACGTTTACTAAATTCTAATTGAGTTTCCAGAACCTTGTCTGCAGCCGCATTAACAAAATAGTTAATAGCTACACTAGAGATAACTAAGAAAATGATTGAAAGCGATAAAAAGGTTAGTAAATAAAGTTTGTCTTTACGCATAAGGGTCTTTAATATGTACAAATATAAATAATTTAACTAGCTAATAATTAGTTAGTAATAGTTGCATCATTTATGTTAAATCTTTCATTAGTATAAATCCATTATTATTTATTGACTAGATGTAATTCGCTATTAACATACAGATTGATTTTAATTTCATTAACAGTGCTTATTTCATAGCCAAAATTTCCCCTTTTAAGATTAAAAATTCCTTCTTATCAAGTTTTGTAGCTCGTAAACGCCTTAAAAACAATTGATTTGTGTTGTGGATGATTTGCAATTACATCTATTAAACACAATTACTAAAAACATTAAAAGGATCTAAAATGAAAACAAACAAACTAATTTTTTTAACCCTAACATCACTTTTGATTTTAAGTTGTAGTAACGATAGTGAAAGTGATCTAATAAATGTTCCTGATGATTCAAATGGTAATGGATCTCAAACTACAGTTAATTATACTGATGATATTTCACCAATTATGCAATCTAGCTGTGTAGGTTGCCATGGTGCTCCTCCAACAAATGGCGCGCCATTTTCCTTAGTTACTTTTAGTCAAGTGAGCCAAAGAGCCAATTCTATTTTGAGTGCCATGAGCAAGCAAAGTGGAACACCTGGAGCGATGCCAACTTCTGGTAGATTACCTCAAGCTACCATAGATTTAGTACAGCAATGGATAAATGATGGGAAACCAGAAAATTAAAAATAAAACAGTAATTATGAAGATAAAAAATATTACAACACTATGTTTAATTGTTGCAGTAATTACAACAATAAGTTCGGTTAAAGCACAAACAAAGTATATTGACAAAAAAGGGAAGATCACATTTGAAGCTTCAGAAGAACTTTTTGAGCCAGTAAAAGCCACTAACGAATCTGTAACAGTGATTTTAAATATAGAAACTAACGAAATTGCTTCACTTGCCCTTATGAAAAGTTTCAGGTTTAAAAACTCTTTAATGGAAGAGCATTTTAATGAAAACTATATCGAATCAGAAACCTATCCGAAAGCAATTTTTAAAGGTAAATTATTGGATTTCAAATTTTCAGACTTAACGGAAAATGACATAGAAGTCACCGTTGATGGGAAAATAGAACTGCGTGGAAAAGAAAAACAAATTCGTACAACTTTGAAGACTAAGAAATCCGATGATTCAATAATCATTCAGGGGTCATTTATAGTGACTCCTGATGATTTTGATATAGAAATTCCAGGCATTGTAAAAAACAAAATAGCCAAAGAAATTATGGTGTACCTAGATTTTAAACTCAGTCAAAAATGAAAAGAAAGCAAGTCATAATTATAACACTGGGGCTTTTTGCCATAATTATAGCTGGTTTGGTTTACAATTACACATTTAATAGTAAACATAGAGACATTGCTAACGAAGCGGCAACCCTAAGTTTATCTGCTAACGAACTGTACGCTTATTTTAAAGATAACGAACAACTAGCCACATCAAAATATCTGGATAAGGTATTAGAAACTAAAGGAAAAATAACATCTATAGATGATAAAGAATTAGTATTAAGTGATCAAATACAGGTAAGTTTTATTACTGAAGTTTTACCGAAAATGCCACTTGGTTCTAAGTTAACAATCAAAGGAAGATGTGTGGGTTATGACGAGCTTTTAGAAGTAGTAAAAATAGATCAAGCAACAATAATTAATAAAGAAAACTAAAAATGAAATATATATATATAATATTTTTTTTAACGCCAATATTACTCTTCTCTCAAGACGATTTATTGTCTGAAATAGATAGCGAAACCGAAGAAGATTTTAAAAGTGCTGCCTTTAAAGGGCTTAAAATTGTGAATTTTGAATCTACCAAAATGGTGTCCAAGCAAGAACTTTACTTTGTGGTTTCTCACAGGTTTGGATCTGTAGAAACTGGACTTAAAGATTTCTTTGGTTTAGACCAAGCAGTAACAAGACTTAATCTTATTTATGGTATTTCAGATGGTATAAACATAGGTGTTTCTAGAAGTTCGTTTAGAAAAATTTACGAATCTTCTCTTAAAATAAGGTTGTTACGCGAGAAAAAAGGAAGCTTTCCTTTTACTGTAGTTAGTTCAAGTAATATTTTAATCAATACATCTTTAGATAAGGAAATTTTACCAGGTTTAGAGTTTAAAAACAGATTGGGTTATACAACTCAGTTATTAATATCAAAGAAGTTCAATACTAACTTTTCGTTACAGTTGATGCCTACTTTCTTTCATGATAACTATGTTGATGTTGACGAACAGGATAATTCCCAATATGTTATTGGTTTTGGAGGCAGACATAAACTAAGTAAAAGATGGTCTATAAATTTTGATTACGGATTGCATTTAAATAGAGCAGAAACGTCACCGTTTAATAACCCACTTTCTATAGGTTTCGATTTAGAAACTGGAGGACATGTATTTCAGCTTCATTTCACTAATGCTCAACCCATGAATACCAATGGGTTTTTAGGACAAGGCACAGGTGATTGGGGTGATGGCGATATTTTCTTTGGGTTTAATTTATCAAGAGTTTTTTAAAAATGTTTACAGAAAAAATGAAAGCAACCATAGCTAAAATAGAAGTACAGCAGAGTTTTTGTAACAATTGCTCGGTTTGTATTAAAAAAGAATTGCAAGGAATAGATGATGTTAATAATGTTCGATTGTATCCAAAAGAATCATTAATAACCTTCAACTTTATAAAAGCAAACAAACTTTCAGAAGCATTGAATGTTTTATCAGGCATTGGATACCCTGAAAAGGGTGAACAAATTTTCAATGCTCAATTTTCTAAATCGGTTTGTAAATGCTAATTAAAAGTAATCTAACAAGCAGATTTACGAAGTTAATTTTCAATAAAAAATATTCCTTTTTAAAGTCAAAAATTCCTCTTAACCAAGATTTATAATACTTAATGTACAAATTACAGTGTCATTTGTACCAACATTAATTCTAAACCATAAAAATTTAATCATGAAAAATTTATTTATTTTACTTTTTGCAAGCTTATTTGTACTAAATTGTAGTTCAGACGATGATAATTACAATGAACCAAATCAGGAAGAACCAACCCCTGAAGAACCCGTAGTTGAAAATTCAGTAAGGCTTCGTAATGATGCTACATTTGGAAGCGTGCTTACAAATTCCGATGGATTTACACTTTACTTTTTTGCCCCAGATGCCAAAGGCGATGCTAATTGCTTAGGTGGATGTGCTGATAACTGGCCAGCGTTTTTTGATGCAGATTTATCTCTTGATGCAGGTTTACAGGCGTCAGATTTTGGCACTATTACCAGAAGCGATGGTGAAAGCCAAAATACGTATAAAGGTTGGCCATTATACACGTTTATAAACGATACTCAAGCAAACCAAATTAATGGTGACGGAGCTGGAGGTGTTTGGTTTGTAGGTAAGCCAGATTACTCCATTATGTTGGTGCGCGCACAATTGGTTGGAAGAGATGTAAATGGTAATGAAACCAATTTAAACAGTGCTTTCGAACCTGGAGATGAAGATACGTTTTATATTACAGACGATCGTGGTAATACGCTTTACAGTTTTGTTAACGATAATAATGGCATTAACAATTTTACGGCTTCAGACTTTTCAAACAATAGCGTATGGCCTATTTTTCATACAGATATACAAAATGTACCAAGTGCTTTAAACAAAGAAGGTTTTGGTGTTATAGATGTATTTGGAGAATCTCAACTTACATATAAAGGATGGCCATTATATTATTTTGGTGGCGATGACAATAGAGGCGATAACTTTGGAGTTGGTTTCCCATCTGCTGGGGTTTGGCCAACAGTAAATTCTAACACTGAGGTTGCTCCTGAAAAAGAAGAAGAAGCACCAGTAGTAGAGAAAACGTTTGAAGTTGCAAATGTTGGAGCAACTGCATACACATTTGATTTTACAGATGTTCAAAACACAGAATTAGAATTAACCAGAGGTAAAACATATGAGTTTAATGTAAATACACCTGGGCATCCATTTTTTATAAATGCTGTTAACAGTACGGGTACAGACAATGCATTTAATGACGGTGTAACCAATAATGGAGCATCAAACGGAACAATTGTATTTACGGTGCCAGAAACTGCTCCAGACATTTTATTTTACAATTGCGAATTTCATGGTTCTATGAATGGCAGAATTAGAATTGTAGACGAA containing:
- a CDS encoding FeoB-associated Cys-rich membrane protein: MNTIIQNILVFSAIVLAISFLVKKFFWKKKVSKKACGTDDCGCH
- a CDS encoding FeoA family protein, giving the protein MQDTLAHLKRGEKGIITDVSSIHIPLKLLEMGCLPGNSVELVQLAPFEDPMYLNINGTHLAIRKETAIHILIEKII
- a CDS encoding SCO family protein, producing the protein MLTFFKDYKKFAIVFGVISIIIIFLIYNTLNVYQPLPIYQPTMVNTELVDSTIQYQKKYHKIANFSLTNQNGKTITQNDYKDKIYVADFFFTTCQTICPIMTDHMVDIQKEILNDNEVMLLSHSVTPKIDSVAQLKRYAIKKGVNDAKWNLVTGDKKQIYELARKSYLAVKDNGDGGPFDMVHTENFMLIDKKRQIRGFYDGTNPEDISRLLDDIKILKKEYTK
- the rseP gene encoding RIP metalloprotease RseP, whose product is MSVFFIKAAQLLLSLSILVVLHELGHFIPAKIFKTRVEKFYLFFDVKFSLFKKKIGETVYGIGWLPLGGYVKIAGMIDESMDTEQMAQEPQPWEFRSKPAWQRLIIMLGGVFMNFVLAILLFVIMLFVWGTNYITKDDVKYGYGVSKTLENYGFQQGDKIISINGEAIEDLTIDINKYLMFRDVENVKVEHPNGSVENINLPEDIGTKLFEAGDLPALEPRSPFQIDSIAPDFPAAKAGLQVNDKIIAVNGKPVEYFSDFTYGIKNSEQNNIDLLVERGNEKINLNITPTEDKKIGIVTTKTDKDYLKFNERKYSFSESITSGVDQAYWEIKDYLAQFKYIFTKKGATQIGGFAAIGNMFPPTWNWQAFWYLTAFLSIMLGVLNLLPIPALDGGHVMFLLYEMISGRKPGDKFMEYAQMVGFFILIALVLFANGNDIYKAIFG
- a CDS encoding metal-dependent transcriptional regulator, translated to MSVAIENFVKAIYKNDKHDNNNTKPGNIAKKLGISNAAATDMAKKLSEKNLLHYEKYKALQLTEEGTKMALNVIRKHRLWEAFLFKMFDMSLHDIHREAELLEHQTSDLLAEKLSEYLGNPKFDPHGDPIPNADGEITTEDNSISLSNTQEGKTYIISRLMSDDKEFFDFCAQNGLKYGNSLSVTKQFSKNNMTQILINNSTILLNEDFTSIIYVNENN
- a CDS encoding OB-fold putative lipoprotein → MKRKQVIIITLGLFAIIIAGLVYNYTFNSKHRDIANEAATLSLSANELYAYFKDNEQLATSKYLDKVLETKGKITSIDDKELVLSDQIQVSFITEVLPKMPLGSKLTIKGRCVGYDELLEVVKIDQATIINKEN
- a CDS encoding DUF5777 family beta-barrel protein gives rise to the protein MKYIYIIFFLTPILLFSQDDLLSEIDSETEEDFKSAAFKGLKIVNFESTKMVSKQELYFVVSHRFGSVETGLKDFFGLDQAVTRLNLIYGISDGINIGVSRSSFRKIYESSLKIRLLREKKGSFPFTVVSSSNILINTSLDKEILPGLEFKNRLGYTTQLLISKKFNTNFSLQLMPTFFHDNYVDVDEQDNSQYVIGFGGRHKLSKRWSINFDYGLHLNRAETSPFNNPLSIGFDLETGGHVFQLHFTNAQPMNTNGFLGQGTGDWGDGDIFFGFNLSRVF
- a CDS encoding LytTR family DNA-binding domain-containing protein, which translates into the protein MRKDKLYLLTFLSLSIIFLVISSVAINYFVNAAADKVLETQLEFSKREAKQIALLVGSQLENGVTKEKTIDNTQQSIENSNLDAGFVSIFDWSGKVVCHPDIKQIGQNISSKKSFVSSVSDDLTSKDFYNLLQDHNEVGDSLNISNQSLNSEVIYIYPVKNSDWIVAAHANTQKVTEQIKNLRSNFQNILLVMGFLFILSSVLIVRLIGSRYEKKLEIKNEKLSDEIINLSKLNSAVDTYQQKVIDRPLDDADDDSDNMTKKRILTYIRHELLSVSTEDIAYIYTESTITYVVCFDGKRSTSNSSLDELFANLDNTYFFRANRQFIIAISAIDKIVRYGNNQLKILINPNSEVDIIISKNKAAEFKKWLNL
- the feoB gene encoding ferrous iron transport protein B; its protein translation is MSKQINVALIGNPNTGKTSVFNALTGLNQKVGNYPGITVEKKEGICKLPRGVKAHIIDLPGTYSLNASSLDENVVIELLLNKNDKDFPDIAVVISDVENLKRNLLLFTQIKDLEIPTLLVINMADRMNYKGISLDIDYLEEHLQTKIALISTRKNLGIENLKTLIANYKELPITPCLNASEIDKDYFDNLRKAFPNQLLYKLWLVITQDVNFGKTNRKEIDDVANFKTKSKADLKRLQQKETIKRYQFINNVLKKGQTIDASQAKDLRTRLDRILTHKVWGYLIFFLILLTIFQAIYDWSSVPMDFIDSAFASLSEWTKNQLPAGAFTNLLAEGIIPGLGGIVIFIPQIAFLFLFISVLEESGYMSRVVFLMDRIMRRFGLSGKSVVPLISGTACAIPAIMATRNIESWKERLITILVTPFTTCSARLPVYLIIIALVIPEGRFFGLGYQALTLMLLYLLGFGAAIVSAYILNKILKIKSKTFFVIEMPNYKLPLFKNVVLTVIEKTKSFVFGAGKIILAISIVLWFLASYGPGENFNNAENIVKTEFASDNLTPEDLQQKIASHKLEHSFIGITGRAIEPLIRPLGYDWKIGIAIVSSFAAREVFVGTLATIYSVGSDEEETIKNRMAGEVNPILGGPLFTFASGISLLLFYAFAMQCMSTLAIVKRETNSWKWPTLQLVIMSGFAYIVALIAFQFLK
- a CDS encoding YceI family protein; its protein translation is MKIKNITTLCLIVAVITTISSVKAQTKYIDKKGKITFEASEELFEPVKATNESVTVILNIETNEIASLALMKSFRFKNSLMEEHFNENYIESETYPKAIFKGKLLDFKFSDLTENDIEVTVDGKIELRGKEKQIRTTLKTKKSDDSIIIQGSFIVTPDDFDIEIPGIVKNKIAKEIMVYLDFKLSQK